A genome region from Haloimpatiens massiliensis includes the following:
- the fba gene encoding class II fructose-1,6-bisphosphate aldolase: MALVTTKKMFQKAFEGKYAIGAFNINNLEIIQGVVRGCKAKNSAVILQVSKGALKYAGASYLKKMVEAAIEETGIDVALHLDHGPDFETVKEVIDAGFTSVMFDGSHYDFEENIKRTKEIVDYAHEKGVVVEAELGRLAGVEDDVKVAEHEAIYTDPDEALEFVKRTGVDSLAIAIGTSHGAYKFKGEAKLRFDILQQITDKLEADGFKNYPIVLHGASAVDPMYVEMCNNYGGNIAGAKGVPAEMLRKASSMAVCKINMDTDLRLAMTGSIRKVFGEDPKQFDPRKYLGPARDAIQKLVEDKIDNILGSENSNN, translated from the coding sequence ATGGCATTAGTAACTACTAAAAAAATGTTCCAAAAAGCTTTTGAAGGCAAATACGCAATAGGAGCTTTCAACATTAACAACTTAGAAATAATTCAAGGCGTAGTAAGAGGTTGTAAAGCGAAAAACTCTGCAGTTATACTTCAAGTATCAAAAGGTGCTCTAAAATATGCTGGAGCTAGCTATTTGAAAAAAATGGTTGAAGCTGCTATAGAAGAAACTGGTATAGATGTAGCTCTTCACTTAGATCATGGTCCAGATTTTGAAACAGTAAAAGAAGTTATAGATGCTGGATTCACTTCTGTTATGTTTGATGGTTCTCACTATGATTTTGAAGAAAACATAAAAAGAACAAAAGAAATAGTAGACTATGCTCACGAAAAAGGAGTTGTAGTTGAAGCTGAGCTTGGAAGACTTGCTGGAGTAGAAGATGACGTTAAAGTTGCTGAACATGAAGCTATATACACTGATCCAGATGAAGCTTTAGAATTTGTTAAAAGAACTGGTGTTGATTCTTTAGCTATAGCTATAGGAACAAGCCACGGTGCTTATAAATTTAAAGGAGAGGCTAAACTAAGATTTGACATTCTTCAACAAATCACTGATAAGTTAGAAGCTGATGGATTTAAAAACTATCCAATAGTTCTTCATGGAGCTTCTGCTGTAGATCCTATGTATGTTGAAATGTGTAATAATTATGGTGGAAATATAGCTGGTGCTAAAGGTGTTCCTGCTGAAATGCTAAGAAAAGCTTCTTCCATGGCAGTATGCAAGATAAACATGGATACAGATTTAAGGTTAGCTATGACTGGTTCTATAAGAAAAGTATTTGGTGAAGATCCAAAACAATTTGATCCTAGAAAATACTTAGGACCTGCTAGAGATGCAATACAAAAATTAGTTGAAGATAAAATAGACAATATATTAGGTTCTGAAAACTCAAATAACTAA
- a CDS encoding ABC transporter ATP-binding protein gives MSILKLNNIHKNYGKGNSEVKALRGIDLDIKQGDLIAIMGPSGCGKSTLLNILGCIDYPDKGEYHIENNLIDFKKMNSLADIRNHKISFIFQNFALIKDLTVLENVMLPLKFRHIKYHEKVNQAVKYLDELDIKNLKSKYITELSGGQQQRVAIARALTQETDIILADEPTGSLDEENTIKIMEILSSLSQKYNKTIIVVTHENLVAKYCNKILYMKDGKWI, from the coding sequence ATGAGCATTTTGAAATTGAATAATATTCACAAAAATTATGGTAAAGGCAATAGCGAGGTTAAAGCTCTTAGAGGTATAGATTTAGATATTAAGCAAGGGGATTTAATTGCAATAATGGGACCGTCAGGTTGTGGAAAGAGTACACTATTAAATATTTTGGGTTGTATAGATTACCCTGATAAGGGAGAGTATCATATAGAAAATAATTTAATAGATTTTAAGAAAATGAATTCTCTAGCTGATATTAGAAATCATAAAATATCATTTATCTTTCAAAATTTTGCACTTATTAAAGATTTAACTGTTCTTGAAAATGTTATGCTGCCGCTAAAATTTAGGCATATAAAATACCATGAAAAAGTTAATCAAGCTGTAAAATATTTAGATGAACTTGATATAAAAAATCTGAAAAGTAAATATATCACTGAACTATCTGGAGGGCAACAGCAACGAGTTGCTATAGCAAGAGCATTAACACAAGAGACAGATATAATTCTTGCTGATGAACCAACAGGATCACTTGATGAAGAAAATACTATTAAAATAATGGAAATTTTATCATCTTTATCGCAAAAGTATAATAAGACTATTATTGTAGTAACACATGAAAATCTTGTTGCAAAATATTGCAACAAAATACTGTATATGAAGGATGGAAAGTGGATATAA
- a CDS encoding ABC transporter permease, with product MRNKFLFFSYRKSAVLNLLIIFQIALWLFYVSSLVSLLNFDNSYKNRYNRSFPTKNSKIMVFYKMIAKMETVEDEEKDRKILKNILNYLETNKYKFGMLQRKDAAIPMEVLGINSKTIKSNFTESEIYYNKLYPIKMNYEMVKSYKENISGKINFDQWKEKNNSIPVILGQNFSKKFKIGDTFTYKSKKYTVMCFFKKDTLAFDHTGPVDSSFLLNGSMIIPLDLNNYIENFNYTPIVLYFNNSNEKNIKKLEEDLSNITPDADIENFNENLEEFLKEIEIEKKIEIFRVFIISLIATASIATTIYYKISSNKDKIGVLFSVGISKSKIFEMFAFEFSINVIIGILCGSYFYLKNCKNVYAFFINENLIFNLYSSMFILLIIVICVLITGFNKINKLSPKEMVGGFIE from the coding sequence ATGAGAAATAAATTTCTATTTTTTAGCTATAGAAAAAGTGCAGTATTAAACCTATTAATCATATTTCAAATAGCCTTATGGCTATTTTATGTGTCATCTTTAGTTTCATTGCTTAATTTTGATAACTCTTATAAAAATAGATATAATAGATCCTTTCCAACGAAAAATTCAAAAATTATGGTATTTTATAAGATGATTGCAAAAATGGAAACCGTGGAGGATGAAGAAAAGGATAGGAAAATCCTCAAAAATATTTTGAATTATTTAGAAACAAATAAGTATAAGTTTGGAATGCTGCAAAGAAAAGACGCTGCTATTCCTATGGAAGTTTTGGGTATAAATAGTAAAACTATAAAATCTAATTTTACTGAAAGTGAAATTTACTATAATAAACTATATCCCATTAAAATGAATTATGAAATGGTTAAAAGCTATAAAGAAAACATAAGTGGAAAAATTAATTTTGATCAATGGAAAGAAAAAAACAATAGTATTCCTGTGATTCTAGGGCAGAATTTTTCAAAAAAATTTAAAATTGGGGACACTTTTACGTATAAGTCAAAGAAATATACAGTGATGTGTTTTTTTAAAAAAGATACACTGGCATTTGATCATACAGGTCCTGTAGATAGTTCATTTTTATTAAATGGTTCTATGATTATTCCTTTAGATTTAAATAACTATATTGAAAATTTCAACTATACTCCTATAGTTTTATATTTTAATAATAGCAATGAGAAAAATATTAAAAAACTGGAAGAAGATTTGTCTAATATTACACCTGATGCTGATATTGAAAACTTTAATGAAAATTTAGAAGAATTTTTAAAGGAAATTGAAATAGAAAAGAAGATTGAAATATTTAGAGTATTTATAATAAGTTTAATTGCTACTGCCTCAATAGCTACAACTATATACTATAAAATTAGTAGCAACAAGGATAAAATTGGTGTACTTTTTTCAGTTGGAATAAGCAAAAGTAAGATATTTGAAATGTTTGCTTTTGAATTTAGCATTAATGTCATTATTGGGATTTTGTGCGGAAGTTATTTTTATCTGAAAAATTGTAAAAACGTTTATGCATTTTTTATTAATGAGAACTTGATTTTCAATTTGTATAGTTCAATGTTCATATTATTAATAATAGTTATTTGCGTTTTAATAACTGGATTTAATAAAATCAATAAGTTAAGTCCAAAAGAAATGGTAGGTGGCTTCATAGAATGA
- a CDS encoding ABC transporter permease yields the protein MRKFLRISNIEFFLILGFFISAFSFSIIISSSYRSYRVVVEKNNFNKDYNMLSLKTKGKEITGANVVDLLESKGVDNITTAQLITNFQVGDDFIVNRIIGVTKGFNIEKYDIIEGRNFTQEEKCSNKKIAIIGNNLKKYVVKVDDKSYIKVFDENYEVVGIMRDSEFLKEVSIVPIKSLYFIDNKYKQFNLLVGVNQLDKLNISNFSELKFLMKDIPHVSVIKYLFRNVSILKDNVYGVLLGIINLILFSYFFAQNIKPKIAIMKVLGAKNIDVYKEVFGKITKISVLGIILGLIVSKLTITLINTTFAHNYGYQSLNIYNILITSSLIFLISNIVSLIILFNVIKFKLLKEIR from the coding sequence ATGAGAAAATTTTTAAGAATTAGTAATATTGAATTTTTTTTAATTTTAGGTTTTTTTATATCTGCCTTTTCTTTTAGCATAATAATTAGTTCAAGTTATAGAAGTTATAGAGTAGTTGTAGAAAAAAATAATTTTAATAAGGACTATAATATGTTATCGCTAAAAACCAAAGGCAAAGAAATTACTGGAGCTAATGTTGTTGACCTTCTAGAAAGTAAAGGTGTAGACAATATAACAACTGCTCAACTAATCACAAACTTTCAAGTAGGTGATGATTTTATAGTAAACCGTATTATAGGTGTTACTAAAGGATTTAATATTGAAAAGTATGATATTATAGAGGGCAGAAATTTTACGCAGGAAGAAAAATGTAGCAATAAAAAAATAGCTATAATAGGTAATAACCTTAAAAAATATGTGGTTAAAGTAGATGATAAATCATATATTAAAGTCTTCGATGAAAACTATGAGGTTGTTGGAATTATGAGGGATTCTGAATTCCTTAAAGAAGTAAGCATAGTTCCAATAAAATCACTCTATTTTATTGATAATAAATATAAACAATTTAATCTATTAGTGGGCGTCAATCAATTAGATAAATTAAATATTTCAAATTTTAGTGAACTTAAATTTTTAATGAAAGATATACCACATGTATCTGTTATAAAGTATTTATTTAGAAATGTATCAATTTTAAAAGATAATGTTTATGGGGTTTTATTAGGGATTATCAATTTAATTTTATTTTCATATTTCTTTGCTCAAAATATAAAACCCAAAATTGCTATAATGAAAGTATTAGGTGCTAAAAATATAGATGTGTACAAAGAGGTGTTTGGGAAAATAACAAAAATATCTGTACTCGGAATTATTTTGGGATTGATAGTTTCAAAACTAACCATAACATTAATAAATACTACATTTGCTCATAATTACGGATATCAATCGTTGAATATCTATAATATATTAATAACAAGTTCATTAATATTTTTAATATCTAATATAGTATCTTTAATTATTTTGTTTAACGTTATTAAATTTAAATTATTAAAAGAAATAAGGTAA